The following proteins are co-located in the Eublepharis macularius isolate TG4126 chromosome 5, MPM_Emac_v1.0, whole genome shotgun sequence genome:
- the STMN3 gene encoding stathmin-3, whose protein sequence is MKELSLLSLICSCFHTQPHPNTIYQYGDMEVKQLDKRASGQSFEVILKSPSDLSPESPVLSSPPKKRDLSLEDLQRRLEAAEERRKTQEAQVLKQLAEKREHEREVLHKALEENNNFSRLAEEKLNYKMELSKEIREAHLAALRERLREKELHAAEVRRNKEQREEISG, encoded by the exons ATGAAGGAGCTGTCCCTGCTTTCATTGATTTGTTCCTGTTTCCACACCCAGCCACATCCAAACACCATCTACCAGTATGGAG ATATGGAGGTCAAGCAGCTGGACAAGAGGGCTTCCGGCCAGAGCTTTGAAGTGATTCTGAAGTCCCCTTCTGACTTGTCTCCAGAGAGTCCAGTCCTTTCCTCTCCCCCCAAGAAGAGGGACCTGTCCCTGGAAGATCTGCAGAGGCGGCTGGAAgctgcagaggagaggaggaag ACCCAGGAGGCTCAAGTCCTGAAGCAGCTGGCCGAAAAGCGAGAGCACGAGAGGGAGGTCCTCCACAAGGCCTTGGAGGAGAACAACAACTTCAGCCGGCTGGCTGAGGAGAAACTGAATTACAAGATGGAGCTGAGCAAGGAGATCCGCGAGGCCCATCTAGCTGCCTTGAGGGAGCGACTCCGCGAGAAG GAACTGCATGCAGCCGAGGTGCGCAGAAACAAGGAGCAGCGGGAAGAGATTTCTGGATAA